Proteins encoded within one genomic window of uncultured Desulfobacter sp.:
- a CDS encoding LutB/LldF family L-lactate oxidation iron-sulfur protein encodes MSDEILTDKYVENAVKAINDNFLPKAMEKMQSGLAKATQASYQNLDEGPELRMKAYDIREKTINNLDVVLTQLAAKVRENGGKVYFAKTAEKAVKYTLDVAKQHNVKQVVKGKSMVSEEISLNPALEAQGIEVNETDLGEYIIQLAGEKPSHIIAPAIHKTREQVGRLFSEKLGVPYTDDPPTLTWIARKALRDKFLQADMGISGCNLACAETGHMTVVSNEGNIRMATTLPKVHVAIMGMERVVPNLEDHDILFRLLSRGAAAQKLGGCVSYIGGPGGPDFPDGPQEFHLVILDNGRSRILADPKFREILCCIRCSACLNACPVYGKIGGHAYGATYCGPIGAVLTPLMVGMNKAKDLCLGETLCGACQQACSVNINLPRMLLELRYRLAYGDDDWQTKQVSPIEKTLHQAWAFLAGHPALYRAFLKAGAVGQKIFPRSRGMIRTMPGPGAGWTRDRDIKPLADTPFRERFKTLSTKKSDRG; translated from the coding sequence ATGAGTGATGAAATTTTAACGGATAAATATGTTGAAAATGCAGTCAAGGCCATTAATGACAACTTCTTGCCCAAGGCGATGGAAAAAATGCAGTCCGGCCTGGCCAAGGCCACCCAGGCATCCTACCAGAATTTGGACGAGGGGCCGGAACTGCGCATGAAAGCCTATGACATCCGGGAAAAAACCATCAATAACCTGGATGTGGTTCTCACCCAACTGGCTGCCAAGGTGCGGGAAAACGGCGGCAAGGTCTACTTTGCCAAGACTGCCGAAAAGGCCGTGAAGTATACCCTGGATGTGGCCAAACAACATAATGTCAAACAGGTGGTGAAGGGCAAATCCATGGTCTCCGAGGAGATCAGCCTCAACCCGGCCCTGGAGGCCCAGGGAATTGAGGTCAATGAGACCGACCTTGGCGAGTACATCATCCAGCTGGCAGGAGAAAAACCCTCCCACATTATTGCCCCTGCCATTCACAAAACAAGGGAGCAGGTGGGCCGGCTTTTTTCTGAAAAACTGGGCGTTCCCTATACGGATGATCCCCCGACACTTACCTGGATCGCCAGAAAAGCCCTGCGCGACAAGTTCCTCCAGGCGGACATGGGCATCTCCGGGTGCAACCTTGCCTGTGCGGAAACCGGCCATATGACGGTGGTCTCCAACGAAGGTAATATCCGCATGGCCACCACACTGCCCAAGGTTCATGTGGCCATCATGGGCATGGAGCGGGTGGTACCCAACCTGGAAGACCACGATATTCTTTTCCGGCTGCTTTCCCGGGGTGCCGCAGCCCAGAAGCTGGGGGGATGTGTTTCCTATATTGGTGGCCCGGGCGGCCCTGATTTTCCTGACGGCCCCCAGGAGTTTCACCTGGTGATTCTGGACAACGGCAGAAGCCGGATTCTGGCGGACCCTAAATTCCGTGAGATTCTGTGCTGTATCCGCTGTTCTGCCTGTCTGAACGCCTGTCCCGTGTACGGCAAAATTGGCGGTCATGCCTATGGTGCCACCTATTGCGGTCCCATCGGTGCCGTGCTTACCCCCCTGATGGTGGGTATGAACAAGGCCAAGGACCTGTGCTTAGGCGAGACCCTGTGCGGTGCCTGCCAACAGGCCTGTTCCGTGAACATCAATCTGCCCCGCATGCTTTTGGAGCTTCGTTACCGTCTGGCCTATGGGGATGATGACTGGCAGACCAAACAGGTGAGCCCCATCGAAAAGACCCTTCACCAGGCCTGGGCGTTTCTGGCAGGACACCCCGCACTGTACCGCGCTTTTTTAAAAGCCGGTGCCGTGGGCCAAAAAATTTTTCCAAGATCCCGGGGCATGATCCGCACGATGCCCGGCCCCGGTGCCGGATGGACCCGGGACAGGGACATCAAGCCCCTTGCCGATACCCCGTTTCGCGAGCGGTTTAAAACGCTTTCTACAAAAAAGTCTGATAGGGGATAA
- a CDS encoding lactate utilization protein, which translates to MPTHTNETQFINDIRAALGIRADNTDSRKKEIFTDPAHTPEAQKILLETIGARQNSDRMALLDRLAKEAVPLNLKVMPMKNEAEVAKAIADLVADTTPEWGDKKSVVQWDHPMIKKLALESALRDQNVPVYTAAFDGSETTENQKETKREQIREQVIQSYIGVTSADFCLADTATLVMRSRPNDARSVSLLPSIHVAVIKKEQILSDMKELYALLKYDPDTRGEGLPHHMVMISGPSKTADIELVMVHGAHGPRALYLYVITG; encoded by the coding sequence ATGCCGACCCATACCAATGAGACCCAGTTTATTAATGATATCCGTGCCGCTTTAGGCATACGTGCCGATAACACGGACTCACGGAAAAAAGAGATTTTTACGGATCCTGCACACACGCCCGAAGCACAGAAAATACTGCTTGAAACCATTGGCGCGCGACAAAACAGTGACCGGATGGCTCTGCTTGACAGATTGGCAAAGGAAGCGGTTCCCTTGAATCTTAAGGTCATGCCCATGAAAAATGAGGCTGAAGTTGCCAAAGCCATTGCTGATCTTGTGGCCGACACCACCCCTGAGTGGGGAGACAAAAAAAGTGTTGTGCAGTGGGATCACCCCATGATCAAAAAATTGGCTCTTGAATCGGCACTCAGAGACCAGAATGTGCCGGTGTATACGGCAGCCTTTGACGGCAGTGAGACAACGGAAAATCAAAAAGAAACCAAACGGGAACAAATCCGGGAACAGGTCATACAATCATATATCGGCGTAACATCCGCCGATTTCTGCCTGGCCGACACCGCCACCCTGGTGATGCGTTCCCGACCGAACGACGCCCGGTCCGTTTCACTTCTGCCCTCTATCCATGTGGCTGTGATAAAGAAAGAGCAGATTCTGTCTGACATGAAAGAGCTTTATGCGTTACTCAAATATGATCCAGACACAAGAGGAGAAGGGCTTCCCCATCACATGGTCATGATCTCAGGCCCCAGCAAGACCGCAGACATTGAGCTTGTGATGGTACACGGTGCCCATGGCCCCCGGGCACTTTATCTCTACGTGATCACCGGCTGA
- a CDS encoding (Fe-S)-binding protein: protein MAHATLFIQCIVDGMYPEVGEAMVRLFQRLGITMDYPENQTCCGQPSFNSGYRKEAAKAAKHYIETFENKGTIVCPSGSCVAMVRNHYPELFEDEPGWQKRAERVGKRTFELTEYLVDVLGIKDTGAYFKGKVTYHDSCHLNRHLGVSSQPRELINRVNGLTFVEMKNSDKCCGFGGAFSTKYPDISTAMVKEKVQNILDSGADAVVGCDMGCLMNIQGYLNRHNYSVKVMHIAQLLAGEKGDAA, encoded by the coding sequence ATGGCACATGCAACTTTATTTATCCAGTGCATTGTGGACGGCATGTATCCGGAAGTGGGAGAGGCCATGGTCCGGCTTTTTCAGCGTCTGGGCATCACAATGGATTACCCGGAAAATCAGACCTGCTGCGGCCAGCCCTCGTTCAACTCCGGATACCGCAAAGAAGCGGCCAAGGCAGCCAAGCACTATATTGAGACCTTTGAGAACAAAGGCACCATTGTCTGCCCATCGGGTTCCTGTGTTGCCATGGTCCGCAACCACTATCCCGAATTGTTCGAAGATGAACCGGGATGGCAAAAAAGGGCCGAACGTGTCGGCAAACGAACCTTTGAACTCACCGAATACCTGGTGGATGTTCTGGGGATTAAAGATACCGGCGCCTATTTTAAAGGCAAGGTGACCTACCACGATTCCTGTCATCTCAACCGCCACCTGGGGGTCTCATCACAACCCCGGGAGCTGATCAACCGGGTGAACGGCTTAACCTTTGTAGAGATGAAAAATTCGGATAAATGCTGCGGGTTCGGCGGCGCATTTTCAACCAAGTATCCTGATATTTCCACAGCCATGGTCAAGGAAAAGGTTCAAAATATTCTGGATTCCGGGGCGGATGCCGTTGTGGGCTGTGACATGGGGTGTCTGATGAATATCCAGGGGTATCTCAACCGCCATAATTATTCGGTCAAGGTGATGCACATTGCCCAGCTTCTGGCCGGGGAGAAAGGAGATGCCGCATGA
- a CDS encoding efflux RND transporter periplasmic adaptor subunit, whose product MKIIKSRGKKQAGLGRFCQSFFPTSFIIFSFIGICGAQQITISGFTEAVHDVVLGLPEAGRLAGIQVKEGDFVKKGQTLAFLDKRIEELEVKRRRTAANSRSELIFAQKKAKVLKTQYEAARDLSTQGNVISREEFEAKEIEYEQAVAEIQKIKTEKRLQKIELELAVAKLNQKILVTPFSGYVAEITKENGESIQAHENLVRVVNSLKGIFVGSAEAKIISSVKAGKEVTIKINGPTSEIVKNAKIIYVSPTIDTASSLTKIKAEFDNKDNQARLGAVAELIID is encoded by the coding sequence ATGAAAATTATCAAAAGCAGAGGAAAAAAACAGGCAGGTCTGGGCAGGTTTTGCCAATCATTTTTTCCTACTTCGTTCATTATTTTTAGCTTTATTGGTATCTGCGGAGCACAACAGATAACGATTTCAGGGTTTACTGAGGCGGTTCATGATGTTGTATTAGGGCTTCCTGAGGCCGGCCGCCTTGCCGGGATACAGGTCAAGGAGGGCGATTTCGTCAAAAAGGGCCAGACCCTGGCGTTTCTTGACAAGCGCATTGAGGAACTTGAGGTAAAAAGGCGGAGAACAGCTGCAAACAGCCGTTCTGAACTGATTTTTGCCCAAAAAAAAGCGAAAGTCCTTAAAACACAATATGAAGCAGCCCGCGACCTGAGCACCCAGGGGAACGTCATCAGCAGAGAAGAGTTCGAAGCCAAGGAGATTGAATATGAGCAGGCCGTGGCCGAGATCCAGAAAATTAAAACCGAGAAACGCCTGCAGAAAATAGAACTGGAACTGGCCGTTGCCAAATTAAATCAAAAAATTTTAGTCACACCGTTCAGCGGATATGTCGCAGAGATAACAAAAGAAAACGGCGAAAGCATCCAGGCCCACGAAAATCTGGTCCGGGTGGTGAATTCCCTCAAGGGTATCTTTGTGGGAAGCGCAGAGGCAAAAATAATTTCATCAGTCAAGGCAGGCAAAGAAGTAACGATAAAAATAAATGGGCCGACAAGTGAAATCGTCAAGAATGCAAAAATTATTTATGTGTCTCCGACAATCGATACGGCCAGCAGTCTAACTAAAATCAAGGCGGAATTTGATAATAAAGACAATCAAGCAAGACTTGGTGCTGTAGCGGAGTTGATAATCGATTGA
- a CDS encoding TRAP transporter large permease subunit, whose protein sequence is MDAFMTPELLVLLMFGTLFVGIFLGFPTAFVLGGVAMLFGFVDMGPDIFGLFITRLFGLMKNYTLLAVPLFLFMGVFMEKSGVAQRLFQAMHLLWGGMRGGLGISTIAICALFAAATGVVGASEVTIGLMALPAMFSKSYDKSLACGSVCAGGTLGILIPPSIMIILYGPIARISVGKLFLGTLVPGILLAVLYMIYIAIRCYFRPQDGPPMPQEERNVPVSKKLWLLATSVLPPAMLIFAVLGSIFFGIAAVTEAAAVGVVASILLAACYRQLTYATLKEACIQTLTITSMILMIAIGAAFFSSVFVALGGDDVISSLFLNLPFGKWGILITIMLLLVVVGMFIDWMGIVFIIVPLISPIGLELGFDPIWFAVMVMVNLQISFLTPPFAYSIFYLKGITPPDVKTTDIYKGVLPFVGLQILALLLCAAFPFLITWLPAHLIN, encoded by the coding sequence ATGGATGCATTTATGACACCTGAACTTTTGGTGCTTCTGATGTTTGGCACCCTGTTTGTCGGCATTTTTCTCGGGTTCCCCACCGCCTTTGTCCTGGGGGGCGTGGCCATGCTCTTCGGCTTTGTGGATATGGGGCCCGATATTTTCGGGCTGTTCATCACCCGCCTTTTTGGTTTGATGAAAAACTATACGCTACTGGCGGTTCCCCTGTTTTTATTCATGGGGGTCTTTATGGAAAAATCCGGGGTGGCCCAGCGGCTGTTCCAGGCCATGCACCTGTTGTGGGGCGGCATGCGCGGCGGCCTTGGTATCAGCACCATTGCCATCTGTGCGTTGTTTGCAGCCGCCACAGGCGTGGTCGGGGCATCCGAGGTCACCATTGGTTTGATGGCCTTGCCGGCTATGTTCTCAAAATCCTATGACAAATCCCTTGCCTGCGGTAGTGTGTGTGCCGGCGGCACCTTGGGTATTTTGATTCCGCCCAGCATCATGATCATCCTTTACGGACCCATTGCACGGATTTCGGTGGGTAAGCTTTTTCTGGGTACCCTGGTGCCTGGCATCCTGCTGGCTGTACTGTATATGATTTACATTGCCATCCGATGCTATTTCAGACCCCAGGACGGACCGCCTATGCCCCAGGAAGAGCGCAACGTGCCGGTGTCCAAGAAGCTGTGGTTGCTGGCGACATCGGTGCTGCCTCCGGCCATGCTCATCTTTGCCGTTCTTGGATCAATATTTTTCGGCATTGCTGCGGTCACTGAAGCGGCTGCGGTGGGTGTTGTGGCAAGTATCCTCCTGGCGGCCTGTTACAGACAGCTGACCTATGCTACTTTAAAAGAAGCGTGTATCCAAACATTGACCATCACTTCCATGATTCTGATGATCGCCATTGGTGCGGCATTTTTCTCTTCTGTCTTTGTGGCTTTGGGCGGAGATGATGTAATTTCAAGTCTGTTTTTGAATCTACCCTTCGGCAAATGGGGTATTTTGATCACAATCATGCTGCTGCTGGTGGTGGTGGGCATGTTCATTGACTGGATGGGGATTGTCTTCATCATTGTGCCGCTGATCTCTCCCATCGGCCTTGAACTGGGATTTGATCCCATCTGGTTTGCCGTCATGGTCATGGTGAACCTGCAGATCTCCTTTCTGACGCCGCCCTTTGCCTATTCCATATTCTATCTTAAAGGAATCACGCCGCCGGATGTAAAAACAACGGATATTTACAAAGGCGTGTTGCCCTTTGTGGGACTTCAGATCCTTGCCCTGCTTTTGTGCGCGGCATTTCCTTTTTTGATCACCTGGCTGCCTGCCCACCTGATTAATTAG
- a CDS encoding TRAP transporter small permease subunit, with translation MPDSLLKKMFFKIIDTISETIGRLISCLVIILTLILSYEIVARYVFGAPTKWVFDTSYMLGGTFFLMGEAFTLKHKQHVRIDILYGRFSKRTRAAIDVFFYLVLFFPLWIGILYALIPYVAFSWEMGEKSMQGYWQPVIYPFKTVMPIGVGLFLLQGLAEFCRSLLILIKGENSPGQVKEA, from the coding sequence ATGCCGGATTCTTTATTAAAAAAGATGTTTTTTAAAATCATAGATACCATCAGTGAAACCATAGGCCGGTTGATCTCCTGCCTGGTCATCATACTGACCCTGATTTTGAGTTATGAGATCGTGGCCCGTTATGTCTTTGGTGCCCCCACCAAATGGGTGTTTGACACAAGTTATATGCTTGGCGGCACCTTTTTTCTCATGGGGGAAGCCTTTACCCTGAAGCACAAACAGCATGTGCGCATTGACATCCTCTACGGCCGGTTTTCCAAAAGAACCCGGGCCGCTATCGATGTTTTTTTCTATCTGGTGTTGTTCTTTCCTTTGTGGATCGGCATTTTGTATGCATTGATTCCCTACGTGGCCTTTTCCTGGGAAATGGGTGAAAAGTCCATGCAGGGATACTGGCAGCCGGTGATCTACCCGTTTAAAACGGTGATGCCCATCGGCGTGGGCCTGTTTTTGCTCCAGGGCCTTGCGGAATTTTGCCGCAGCCTTCTAATCCTCATCAAGGGCGAAAATTCCCCCGGCCAGGTAAAGGAGGCATAA
- a CDS encoding TolC family protein: MATKYFVLFLLVLNFGIVQADEIKNFSLQTTKLSQNDLIDIVISESETVKNSKIEALIAEQGILNARSVFEPRLEFSYLVDYNYEQNNREQKIQRSTETEYESRDNTWSASLNGLIPFGTQYKLYYELDDPSNSLQTDDEYGHEKRGKIGLELTQPLLKGFGPEVNNANVNIASKNKEISEEKLVKTKMVSGFNAITGYTDIQFYQRWGVLESEILALEKERLSMVKKLVAAGRLSITDIFDIETTIAKRQTRMNFIARKFRKASSSVRQMLLGTGAQTLSIIEATDELKDIPESLEPLPEDLSSYYEKRPDHKQAVHEHQISKIRYAYAKNQRLPNVDLVAEYGITELNESWEDATKGLDDSQYDFWTIGINVGIPIGGKKGKSAVRAAELRQQMTEKNIDVVNALIKDEICSAYAELEIAHKEAVKQKQVLAKLQGLLDQDMKKLKSGKDNQYKVIARKIEILRARIDLYEKLSEFKKVQTSLSLAKGTLLDEIAAR; the protein is encoded by the coding sequence ATGGCGACAAAATATTTTGTGCTGTTTTTATTGGTTCTTAATTTCGGTATTGTCCAGGCCGATGAAATTAAAAATTTTTCGTTACAAACCACAAAGCTTTCACAAAATGATCTCATTGACATCGTTATAAGCGAAAGCGAAACTGTAAAGAATAGCAAGATCGAAGCGCTGATCGCCGAGCAGGGCATTCTAAACGCCCGATCGGTCTTCGAGCCCAGGCTCGAATTTTCTTACCTGGTTGACTACAACTACGAGCAGAACAACCGCGAACAAAAAATCCAGAGAAGTACGGAAACCGAATATGAAAGTAGGGATAATACCTGGTCCGCATCCTTAAATGGGCTGATCCCTTTTGGTACACAGTATAAACTGTACTATGAACTTGATGATCCGAGCAATTCGCTTCAAACGGATGATGAATACGGGCATGAAAAGCGCGGAAAAATCGGGCTGGAACTTACCCAGCCGCTGCTCAAGGGCTTTGGGCCGGAAGTCAACAATGCCAACGTTAATATTGCGTCAAAAAACAAAGAGATTTCTGAAGAGAAATTGGTCAAAACAAAAATGGTTTCCGGGTTCAATGCCATCACAGGGTATACGGATATCCAGTTTTATCAACGCTGGGGTGTGCTGGAATCGGAAATACTTGCGCTCGAAAAAGAACGGCTGTCCATGGTGAAAAAACTTGTGGCCGCCGGCCGTCTGTCCATAACCGATATTTTCGATATTGAAACCACCATTGCCAAAAGGCAGACACGAATGAATTTCATCGCCAGAAAGTTTAGAAAAGCGTCTTCGTCTGTTCGGCAGATGCTTCTTGGAACAGGTGCTCAGACATTGTCAATTATCGAGGCAACCGATGAATTGAAAGATATTCCGGAATCACTGGAACCGCTCCCTGAGGATCTTTCTTCTTATTATGAAAAAAGGCCGGACCACAAACAGGCCGTCCATGAACACCAAATCAGCAAGATCCGGTATGCATATGCCAAAAATCAACGTCTGCCAAACGTCGATCTTGTTGCGGAGTATGGCATAACAGAACTCAATGAATCCTGGGAAGATGCGACTAAAGGTCTGGATGATAGCCAGTACGATTTTTGGACGATAGGAATAAATGTGGGCATTCCCATAGGTGGCAAAAAAGGCAAAAGCGCGGTTAGGGCGGCTGAACTCAGGCAACAAATGACCGAAAAGAACATTGATGTTGTCAATGCGCTGATCAAAGATGAAATTTGCAGCGCCTATGCTGAATTGGAAATCGCCCACAAGGAAGCTGTAAAACAAAAACAGGTGCTTGCGAAACTCCAGGGACTCCTTGACCAGGATATGAAGAAATTAAAAAGCGGAAAGGATAACCAATACAAAGTGATTGCCAGAAAGATAGAAATTTTGAGAGCCAGAATTGATTTGTATGAAAAACTTTCTGAATTCAAAAAAGTACAAACCAGTCTTAGTCTGGCCAAAGGAACACTTCTTGACGAGATTGCCGCCAGATGA
- the dctP gene encoding TRAP transporter substrate-binding protein DctP, translating into MKTPHFFSLRARTIKTARVVTIALLAGLILSAPAFANTVKFGHIAPQFHGLNAGAKVFADYVREKTNGKIDIKVFPMGQLGSERSMAEQVQSGTLQIASLTTAVLQNFEPQCAVLDMPFIFPNRATAYATLDDPAVRKKIFSAFPKKGFIAIGWMENDIRDFSNTKRPIHTPEDIKGLKIRVMNSPAYLDTFEQLGATAVGIPFPEMYNALQTGVIDAQENPLITAILTKVTEVTKYVTMTQHCMTACVTVISIDYWESLSKKEQEIFRQAAELAMVENRVVNARMKESLPKIGISIADYAKQENIEIIELTSQERDRFREAMVPVWNKYRKKLGDEIFDFMLKRIEANHR; encoded by the coding sequence ATGAAAACCCCCCATTTTTTCAGCTTGCGTGCGCGGACAATAAAAACGGCACGTGTAGTGACCATAGCCCTCTTAGCAGGACTTATCCTATCCGCACCGGCCTTTGCCAATACCGTAAAATTCGGCCATATCGCCCCCCAGTTCCACGGCCTTAATGCCGGTGCCAAAGTTTTTGCCGACTATGTCCGGGAAAAAACCAACGGCAAAATCGACATCAAGGTGTTTCCCATGGGGCAACTGGGCAGCGAACGGTCCATGGCGGAGCAGGTCCAGTCCGGCACACTCCAAATTGCCTCGTTGACCACGGCTGTACTTCAAAATTTTGAGCCCCAGTGCGCAGTTCTGGATATGCCCTTTATTTTTCCGAACCGGGCAACGGCCTATGCCACCCTCGATGATCCCGCAGTCAGAAAAAAAATATTTTCCGCTTTTCCCAAAAAGGGATTCATTGCCATCGGCTGGATGGAAAATGATATTAGAGATTTTTCCAATACCAAACGGCCTATCCACACCCCGGAAGACATCAAAGGTCTTAAAATCCGGGTAATGAACTCTCCGGCCTATTTGGACACCTTTGAACAATTGGGCGCAACCGCCGTAGGCATCCCTTTTCCCGAAATGTACAACGCCCTTCAGACAGGCGTCATTGATGCCCAGGAAAACCCCTTAATTACGGCCATTCTCACCAAGGTCACTGAGGTGACCAAGTATGTGACCATGACCCAGCACTGCATGACCGCATGTGTCACCGTGATCAGCATAGATTACTGGGAAAGCCTTTCTAAAAAGGAGCAGGAAATTTTCAGGCAGGCGGCTGAACTGGCCATGGTTGAAAACCGGGTGGTCAATGCCCGCATGAAAGAATCCCTTCCCAAGATCGGAATCTCCATTGCAGACTACGCAAAGCAGGAAAACATCGAGATCATTGAATTGACATCCCAAGAGCGCGACCGCTTCCGTGAGGCCATGGTGCCGGTGTGGAACAAATACCGTAAAAAACTGGGAGACGAAATCTTTGATTTCATGCTCAAACGAATTGAAGCCAATCACCGGTAA
- a CDS encoding TRAP transporter small permease gives MQRIFKFIDRVENFTLVWTILILALIGFVQVITRYIFNFSFPWFEELGRYLGVFIAFLGAAIGVKTGSHFTMDLLILMLPLSIRWLVNLLSHLLSAGFFFIVAAYSWKIISRMYGYETTSPVMGIPMYIAYLPIPAFSVVIGTRFSIKGFGFIKEAFGSRTSAESNAAGSGEVNQ, from the coding sequence TTGCAGCGAATTTTCAAATTCATTGACCGTGTGGAAAACTTTACCCTGGTCTGGACCATCCTGATACTGGCTTTGATCGGCTTTGTTCAGGTCATTACCCGGTATATCTTTAACTTCAGTTTTCCCTGGTTTGAAGAACTGGGACGATATCTTGGCGTATTTATCGCCTTTCTTGGGGCTGCCATCGGGGTTAAAACCGGTTCCCACTTTACCATGGATCTTTTGATCCTAATGCTGCCGTTATCCATCAGGTGGCTGGTAAATTTGCTGTCCCATCTGTTGAGCGCAGGATTCTTTTTTATCGTGGCAGCCTACTCCTGGAAGATCATCTCCCGAATGTACGGGTATGAAACCACCTCTCCTGTGATGGGTATTCCCATGTACATTGCCTACCTGCCCATCCCGGCATTTTCGGTGGTAATCGGCACCCGTTTCAGCATCAAGGGGTTTGGATTCATCAAAGAGGCTTTTGGCAGCCGGACATCTGCAGAATCCAATGCTGCCGGGTCCGGGGAGGTGAATCAATGA
- the dctP gene encoding TRAP transporter substrate-binding protein DctP → MKAVKRVCLGLAIMLGISFSIPGTAPAKTIKWKMASSWPKGTMVQWAADEFARTVNAMSGGRLEIKSYAAGVLVGALEVTDSVRMGTIDVAHCSPGYQMGKLPAAPLFAYIPFGMDAVPYMTWFYDNDGMELYKALYKSYDLGFVAPCGVLPTEDLAWSNKPIKTMDDFKGLKFRTSGYWGEVLSRAGASVMMLPAGEIYEALQRNILDAGEFSIPSMDKDLSFNETAKYLLVPGIHQISTITDITINKRSWSELPDDLKEIVKVAAQSVTMRMLTHCINEDIKALAFFKEKGVQIEYLSPEIQKELAKEADKLLDEKAAKDPFFDKVLKSQRDFRAGYANYKKLMTPAYE, encoded by the coding sequence ATGAAAGCAGTCAAAAGAGTATGTTTAGGGTTGGCGATCATGCTGGGAATAAGTTTTTCCATACCCGGCACGGCACCTGCCAAAACTATTAAGTGGAAAATGGCCTCATCTTGGCCCAAAGGGACCATGGTCCAGTGGGCCGCAGATGAATTTGCAAGAACCGTTAATGCCATGAGCGGCGGTCGTCTTGAGATCAAAAGTTATGCGGCAGGTGTCCTTGTGGGGGCTTTGGAAGTAACCGACAGTGTGCGTATGGGTACCATTGACGTGGCTCACTGTTCACCCGGATACCAGATGGGCAAGCTGCCGGCTGCCCCTCTTTTTGCCTATATTCCTTTTGGCATGGACGCTGTGCCTTATATGACCTGGTTTTATGACAACGATGGGATGGAATTGTATAAAGCGCTTTACAAATCCTATGATCTTGGTTTTGTGGCACCCTGCGGCGTGCTGCCCACCGAAGACCTTGCCTGGTCCAATAAGCCCATCAAAACCATGGATGATTTCAAGGGCCTGAAATTCAGGACCAGCGGTTACTGGGGAGAGGTCCTCTCCCGGGCTGGTGCTTCTGTGATGATGCTGCCGGCCGGAGAAATCTATGAAGCGCTGCAACGCAATATTCTGGATGCCGGTGAGTTCAGCATTCCGTCCATGGACAAGGACCTTTCATTTAACGAAACGGCCAAATATCTCTTGGTGCCCGGCATTCACCAGATCTCCACCATCACGGACATCACCATCAATAAACGCTCCTGGTCCGAACTGCCCGATGACCTCAAAGAGATCGTCAAGGTGGCTGCCCAGTCCGTGACCATGCGCATGCTCACCCATTGCATCAATGAGGACATCAAGGCCTTGGCCTTTTTCAAGGAAAAGGGCGTGCAGATTGAGTATTTAAGTCCTGAAATTCAAAAGGAACTGGCCAAAGAGGCGGATAAGCTTCTTGATGAGAAAGCGGCAAAAGATCCGTTTTTTGATAAAGTACTCAAGTCCCAGCGGGATTTCAGGGCAGGGTATGCCAACTATAAGAAGCTGATGACACCTGCCTACGAATAG